One segment of Setaria viridis chromosome 4, Setaria_viridis_v4.0, whole genome shotgun sequence DNA contains the following:
- the LOC117853431 gene encoding uncharacterized protein — protein MDKSTKIVTCVAATYMLLSMMTMIIQSRKCKQCTRRVGITYGPMEARDRMRLDYLNNKVRKDDTTCLNMLRLNRGKFFRFCNLFRECGLLQDTCNLCVEQQVGMFLNTVGHNLRNRLVATNFDRSGETVSRYFNKVPRAIGELRGELIRPPSLDTPSKIAENNIWDPYFKDCIGAIDGTHVRASVPKNIEHAFHGRKPYCTQNVIAAVDFDLRFTYVLAGWKGAAHDALVLRDALECENGLRVAQGKFYLVDVGYGAKPGFLPPFRGVRYHLNEWGSNPVQNEKELFNLRHSSLRVTVERAFRVLKRRFKILDDATPFFPFPTQVDIVCACCIIHNWVIQDGHDEFFSEDINWPSYNHASTRIGQANEHASMVNFRQQLAEQIWADRQNNNVN, from the exons ATGGATAAGAGCACCAAGATTGTAACTTGTGTTGCTGCTACATACATGCTGTTGTCAATGATGACCATGATTATTCAATCTAGAAAATGTAAACAATGTACAAGAAGGGTTGGTATTACCTATGGGCCTATGGAGGCAAGGGATAGGATGAGACTAGATTATTTAAATAACAAAGTTCGGAAGGATGACACAACTTGCTTGAACATGTTAAGACTTAATAGAGGCAAGTTCTTTCGGTTTTGCAATCTTTTTAGAGAGTGTGGTTTGCTTCAAGATACATGTAACTTGTGTGTTGAGCAACAGGTGGGTATGTTTCTAAATACAGTGGGACATAACCTTAGGAATAGGTTAGTTGCAACTAATTTTGATAGATCAGGAGAAACAGTTAGCCGCTATTTCAACAAAGTACCCCGTGCTATTGGAGAGCTGCGAGGGGAACTTATTAGGCCCCCGTCTTTGGACACTCCAAGCAAAATTGCAGAGAACAACATATGGGACCCTTACTTTAAG gaTTGTATTGGAGCTATTGATGGTACTCATGTAAGAGCATCTGTTCCTAAGAACATTGAGCATGCCTTTCATGGTAGGAAACCCTATTGCACACAAAATGTAATAGCAGCTGTAGATTTTGATCTACGGTTCACGTATGTGTTGGCTGGTTGGAAAGGGGCTGCACATGATGCTCTAGTTTTACGTGATGCTttagaatgtgagaatggcctTCGTGTCGCACAAG GCAAATTCTACCTAGTGGATGTTGGATATGGAGCCAAACCAGGATTTTTGCCTCCCTTTCGTGGAGTTCGGTACCACTTAAACGAATGGGGAAGTAATCCAGTGCAAAATGAGAAGGAATTGTTCAACCTTAGGCACTCATCGCTACGTGTCACTGTAGAGCGAGCATTTAGGGTACTGAAGAGGAGATTCAAAATTCTTGATGATGCAACTCCATTCTTCCCTTTTCCAACACAAGTAGATATTGTTTGTGCTTGTTGCATTATTCACAACTGGGTCATACAAGATGGGCATGATGAGTTCTTCTCAGAGGATATTAATTGGCCAAGCTACAATCATGCTTCCACACGCATTGGCCAAGCAAATGAGCATGCTTCTATGGTCAATTTTAGGCAGCAGCTAGCAGAACAGATATGGGCAGACCGTCAAAACAACAATGTTAACTAA
- the LOC117851846 gene encoding transcription factor TGAL3, producing the protein MHHPSHVFRAEQGAGGYHHHVGDGALLPELPRSPNYSSKSSSNLTVSTFVPPLAVAHGGVAPSFGMAPPGMAAAADDGRFCLPWAAPAGAAQFENWGDSGIVVTSPLTEATSTDVSGDKQQAQMGGAMTQSVAVHVDSCAVSKDGSSRDQKVQRRLAQNREAARKSRMRKKAYIVELESSRVKLAQLEQELQRARQQGMFIASGRAGDLGGSTGGASAFDLEYARWLDEHQRHMTDLRVALAAPQIGDDDLRVLVDGAMLHYEHMFRLKGAATRADVFHVLSGMWASPAERFFMWLGGFRSSELLKVLAGHVEPLTEQQLVGICSLRQSSQQAEDALSQGMEALQQALSDTLAAAAAAGAGAGAADSVTNYMGQMAVAMGKLATVENFLRQADLLRQQTLQQMRRILTTRQAARALLVVSDYFSRLRALSSLWLTRPRD; encoded by the exons ATGCATCACCCTTCGCACGTCTTCAG GGCGGAGCAGGGCGCGGGCGGATACCACCACCACGTCGGGGACGGCGCCCTCCTCCCCGAGCTCCCGCGCA GCCCCAACTACAGCTCCAAGTCCTCCAGCAACCTCACCGTCTCCACcttcgtgccgccgctcgccgtcgcg CATGGAGGAGTAGCGCCCTCGTTCGGCATGGCGCCGCCGGggatggccgcggcggcggacgacggccGGTTCTGCCTAccgtgggcggcgccggcgggcgcggcgcagTTCGAGAACTGGGGCGACTCCGGCATCGTCGTCACCAGCCCGCTCACCGAGGCGACCTCCACCGACGTCAGCGGCGACAAGCAGCAAGCGCAAATG GGTGGAGCCATGACGCAGAGCGTCGCTGTCCACGTGGATTCATGCGCTGTGTCCAAGGATGGATCAAGCAGGGATCAGAAG GTGCAGAGGAGGCTGGCGCAGAACCGCGAGGCGGCCCGCAAAAGCCGGATGAGGAAGAAG GCGTACATCGTGGAACTGGAGAGCAGCCGGGTTAAGCTGGCTCAGCTTGAGCAGGAGCTTCAGAGGGCAAGGCAACAG GGGATGTTCATTGCAAGTGGACGCGCTGGCGATCTTGGAGGCTCCACCGGAG GCGCGTCGGCGTTCGACCTGGAGTACGCGCGGTGGCTGGACGAGCACCAGCGCCATATGACGGACCTCCGCGTGGCCCTGGCGGCGCCGCAGatcggcgacgacgacctgcGCGTGCTGGTGGACGGCGCGATGCTCCACTACGAGCACATGTTCCGTCTCAAGGGCGCCGCCACCCGTGCCGACGTGTTCCACGTGCTGTCGGGGATGTGGGCGAGCCCCGCGGAGCGCTTCTTCATGTGGCTGGGCGGGTTCCGGTCGTCGGAGCTCCTCAAGGTGCTGGCGGGCCACGTGGAGCCGCTGACGGAGCAGCAGCTGGTGGGCATCTGCAGCCTGCGGCAGTCGTCGCAGCAGGCCGAGGACGCGCTGTCGCAGgggatggaggcgctgcagcaGGCGCTGTCGGacacgctcgccgccgcggcggccgccggcgccggggccggggcggcggacaGCGTGACCAACTACATGGGGCAGATGGCCGTGGCCATGGGCAAGCTCGCCACCGTGGAGAACTTCCTCCGGCAGGCGGACCTGCTCCGGCAGCAGACGCTGCAGCAGATGCGCCGGATCCTGACCAcgcggcaggcggcgcgcgcgctgctCGTCGTCAGCGACTACTTCTCCCGGCTCCGAGCGCTCAGCTCCCTCTGGCTCACGCGGCCAAGGGACTGA